The following coding sequences lie in one Pseudalkalibacillus hwajinpoensis genomic window:
- a CDS encoding SDR family NAD(P)-dependent oxidoreductase, with protein sequence MKTILITGAGSGLGAELAKQWATKGHHVVLVGRTKQKLESIDQEIKDNKGVCSIYECDITDPEELKKLKQAMDRDNLQIHMLVNNAGTGTFGALEDITISDIHKVIDTNVKGTIFATQTFLPTLKSMEGRIMNIISTAGLKGKNHETVYVASKYAIRGFTESLWKELEGTGVSATAVYMGGMNTPFWANSDHINDVSRLKSPFEKALQIIEEDEGQNEIFIDR encoded by the coding sequence ATGAAAACCATTTTAATTACGGGTGCCGGTTCTGGCCTCGGAGCTGAGCTTGCAAAACAGTGGGCAACTAAAGGACACCATGTCGTACTTGTTGGTCGAACCAAACAAAAACTTGAATCCATTGACCAGGAAATCAAAGATAATAAAGGTGTCTGTTCCATTTATGAATGCGATATAACTGATCCTGAAGAACTTAAAAAACTGAAACAAGCAATGGATCGGGATAATCTACAAATTCACATGCTTGTAAACAATGCTGGTACAGGAACGTTCGGGGCTTTAGAAGACATTACTATTTCTGATATACATAAGGTTATTGATACAAATGTGAAAGGCACCATTTTTGCAACACAAACGTTCCTCCCTACATTAAAAAGCATGGAAGGTCGCATCATGAATATTATTTCTACCGCTGGTTTAAAAGGGAAAAATCACGAAACCGTCTACGTCGCTTCTAAATATGCGATAAGAGGTTTTACTGAGAGCTTATGGAAAGAACTAGAGGGCACGGGTGTCAGTGCAACTGCTGTTTATATGGGAGGGATGAATACTCCATTTTGGGCAAATTCCGATCATATTAATGATGTATCAAGACTTAAATCCCCATTTGAGAAAGCCCTCCAAATCATCGAGGAAGATGAAGGACAAAATGAGATATTTATTGATCGTTAA
- the recX gene encoding recombination regulator RecX produces the protein MVKVTRITTQKNNNERFSIFIDKGSGEEFGFGVDQDVLISFGLRKGVELSDEMLEGIHFEDQVKKGMNYALNYLSYRMRSEKEVKEYLTKKEIPEEAFEAIFKKLHRYGYVNDLEFAIAFVRTKVNGGGKGPFVIAQELNQKGVNKKMTDKALEEYSYEKQLEIAIKLAEKKASKLKTSSATEQRQKVNQELRAKGFDRDIIQEVMQQIDLEKGEDEEWEALVLQAQKAERRYSKLERREFDHKMKQFLYRKGFPFPLINKYLEELNDQ, from the coding sequence TTGGTCAAGGTTACGCGTATAACAACGCAAAAAAACAATAACGAACGATTTTCGATATTTATAGATAAAGGTTCAGGGGAAGAATTTGGTTTCGGTGTTGACCAGGATGTTCTGATCAGCTTTGGTCTTCGAAAAGGCGTCGAATTAAGTGACGAGATGCTTGAAGGAATTCATTTTGAAGACCAGGTGAAAAAAGGCATGAATTACGCGTTAAATTATTTATCTTACCGGATGCGCTCTGAAAAAGAGGTGAAAGAATACCTTACTAAAAAGGAAATACCTGAAGAGGCATTCGAAGCTATTTTCAAAAAGCTTCATCGCTATGGATACGTGAATGATCTTGAATTCGCTATTGCTTTTGTAAGAACAAAAGTAAATGGAGGCGGAAAAGGTCCATTTGTCATCGCGCAAGAGCTCAACCAAAAAGGAGTTAATAAAAAGATGACCGATAAAGCACTTGAAGAATACTCATATGAGAAACAGCTTGAGATTGCAATTAAGTTAGCTGAGAAAAAAGCATCAAAGCTAAAGACTTCCTCAGCAACGGAACAAAGACAGAAAGTAAATCAGGAACTAAGAGCCAAAGGCTTCGATCGTGACATCATTCAAGAAGTGATGCAGCAAATCGATCTAGAAAAAGGAGAAGACGAGGAATGGGAAGCGCTCGTGCTTCAGGCCCAAAAAGCGGAACGACGCTATAGCAAACTCGAGCGCCGTGAATTCGATCATAAAATGAAGCAATTTTTATATCGTAAAGGGTTTCCTTTTCCGCTTATTAATAAATATCTAGAAGAACTTAACGATCAATAA